The following DNA comes from Thermodesulfobacteriota bacterium.
ATGTCTTGAATTCCTGACTACAATTAGATCTTGAGGACGAAGGGCTTCTTTGCCCGCGTGTTTGTGATCTCCAAACTTATGATATGGCATATAAACGCAGTGTCTAGCAGGTGGTTTGTAGTGACCGTAGTCGTAGTAGTAATCATGATAATATTTATGTTTTTTGTAGCGGTGCTTGTGATAGCGGTAGGGTTTGTAGTAAGACTTATATGAATTAAAGACGAATCCAATTTCAACGAAAAATCCTCTATCTGGCGGAAGAGGTGCCCAGCCTATATAATCGGGGCTTTCATGCCAGCTAACCCATGCTGGTGCCCATGTTGTCCCGGGTATCCAAACCCAGCCTGCGTAGTCATCAAAGACCCACCGGCCGTAGTGGTAAGTGGCCCATCCCCAGGGCTCATATGATATCCACAGCCATCCCTGATCCGACCATTGCCACCTCCCGTCACTGTAAGGTTTCCACTCAGGTCCAACGTTGTAGGGCTGCCATATGTATCCAAAATCAGGATGAGGTCCCCACTCTCCATAAGGGGAGAGTTTCTCATAAAATAGATCGATAGTAACTACATCTTGAGCTTGTGCTTTTTGCTCAACAACTATTCCTGATAAAATTGTAAGAACTATGCCAAGGGCGGCAATTTTCCATCTCATTTTTGTCTCTCCTTTTTCACACATGGTGAGGGAATCTTTACAATATTAAACTTGCCCCGATCCAATATGGTTTCACTATGCTCGAAGAAGAGGAATTGAAAATAGAGAGAGATATA
Coding sequences within:
- a CDS encoding DUF6600 domain-containing protein; translated protein: MRWKIAALGIVLTILSGIVVEQKAQAQDVVTIDLFYEKLSPYGEWGPHPDFGYIWQPYNVGPEWKPYSDGRWQWSDQGWLWISYEPWGWATYHYGRWVFDDYAGWVWIPGTTWAPAWVSWHESPDYIGWAPLPPDRGFFVEIGFVFNSYKSYYKPYRYHKHRYKKHKYYHDYYYDYGHYKPPARHCVYMPYHKFGDHKHAGKEALRPQDLIVVRNSRHVTNIKRYDNKVINHGPNRQKVERHLNKKLDRHKIVDKDLITVRGKKNLNYAKDKSYNVYRPKIDRQSKKP